In Salinigranum marinum, one DNA window encodes the following:
- a CDS encoding MinD/ParA family protein, giving the protein MGRVYAVASAKGGVGKTTTTANLGVALAAAGHRVAAVDADVGMPNLGRMLGLSPDGPTLHDVLAGEAAPLEAVYEGPRGLAVVPGTATLDAYAMADPRTLRSLVAALADEYDVVLVDTGAGLSHDTVLPLGLADAVILVSTPSPDALGDTDRTRQLVDRVGVPVAGLLLTRVDAGAADVDALVSEFGVDLLNVVPEDPSVEAATAAGDPVVVSDADSPAAAAYRSIAGALAAAATDGAATDAATDAATDADAVDADETPESGAETATETTAPPGGIDELDLSSALDTATDADTADDLDAVFDLDDNAGDADDAPSPAGPDADEADADHASAEVIDDDHADADETEDEDEGSVEDADSAGGLAATLADVESSAGSDADSGDDVADEPPEHGDLADDPPDDDEPVSVADAVAEAEPDADGEVTFDTAPDDAAGMDVTIQPDDAPDIPDAESDAESDSATDPDDTPSGAAAAATDADEHEGDDAGSTDADAGETEEKKRKGLFGRFFG; this is encoded by the coding sequence ATGGGACGGGTCTACGCGGTCGCGAGCGCGAAAGGCGGGGTCGGCAAGACCACCACCACGGCGAACCTGGGGGTCGCGCTCGCCGCCGCCGGCCACCGGGTCGCGGCCGTCGACGCGGACGTCGGCATGCCCAACCTCGGTCGGATGCTCGGACTGTCGCCCGACGGCCCGACGCTCCACGACGTCCTCGCCGGTGAGGCCGCTCCCCTGGAGGCGGTGTACGAGGGGCCGCGGGGGCTCGCCGTCGTGCCCGGAACGGCGACGCTCGACGCCTACGCGATGGCCGACCCTCGCACGCTCCGGTCGCTCGTCGCGGCGCTCGCCGACGAGTACGACGTCGTCCTCGTCGACACCGGTGCCGGCCTGAGCCACGACACCGTCCTCCCGCTCGGCCTCGCCGACGCCGTCATCCTGGTGTCGACGCCGTCGCCCGACGCCCTCGGCGACACGGACCGAACCCGTCAGCTCGTCGACCGCGTCGGCGTCCCGGTCGCGGGGCTCCTCCTGACCCGCGTCGACGCCGGGGCCGCGGACGTCGACGCGCTCGTCTCCGAGTTCGGGGTCGACCTCCTCAACGTCGTTCCGGAGGACCCGTCCGTCGAGGCGGCCACGGCCGCGGGCGACCCGGTCGTCGTGTCCGACGCCGACTCACCAGCCGCCGCGGCGTACCGGTCGATCGCGGGCGCGCTCGCCGCGGCGGCCACGGACGGCGCCGCGACCGACGCCGCGACCGATGCCGCGACCGACGCCGACGCGGTCGATGCGGACGAGACGCCGGAGAGCGGAGCCGAGACCGCGACCGAGACGACAGCTCCCCCCGGAGGGATCGACGAACTCGATCTCTCGTCGGCGCTCGACACGGCCACCGACGCGGACACCGCCGACGACCTCGACGCAGTGTTCGACCTCGACGACAACGCGGGTGACGCGGACGACGCCCCGTCGCCGGCCGGACCCGACGCGGACGAAGCTGACGCGGACCACGCCAGCGCGGAGGTGATCGACGACGACCACGCCGACGCGGACGAGACCGAAGACGAAGACGAGGGCAGCGTCGAGGACGCGGACTCGGCCGGTGGACTCGCCGCGACGCTCGCGGACGTCGAGTCCAGTGCCGGCTCCGACGCCGACTCGGGCGACGACGTGGCCGACGAGCCACCGGAACACGGCGACCTGGCGGACGACCCCCCCGACGACGACGAGCCGGTCTCCGTCGCCGACGCGGTCGCCGAGGCGGAGCCCGACGCGGACGGGGAGGTGACGTTCGACACGGCCCCGGACGACGCCGCCGGCATGGACGTGACGATCCAGCCGGACGACGCACCCGATATTCCCGACGCGGAGTCCGACGCCGAGTCGGACTCTGCGACCGATCCCGACGACACGCCGTCCGGGGCGGCGGCCGCGGCGACCGACGCGGACGAACACGAGGGCGACGACGCGGGCTCAACGGACGCCGACGCCGGCGAGACCGAGGAGAAGAAGCGGAAGGGGCTGTTCGGGCGGTTCTTCGGGTAG
- a CDS encoding FAD-binding oxidoreductase codes for MHPLGVVGALGEEAIGGLARDVQGKLLLPDDGAYDGARDVWNGLINRYPAVIVRVADGTDVARAVAFAREHDLDLSVRGGAHDQAGSAIAENGVVVDLQNLDHVDVDPDANVVTVGSGAQTADVLSETQEYGLAPPTGSAGCPGMAGTTLGGGIGWIRRKHGLSIDALRRVEVVTADGTVRTATPDRNADLFWAVRGGGGNFGIVTEFEFDCGEVGPIVAGLSVFYPRDAATEVFEAFREFATDAPPEATVICNYADVPAIPGMPPEHHGEEAVALIGCYAGDPEAGMEAFAPLRAVTDPLVDNSEPVPYEMLHELGTMLHPWGRKYVHRSVFVDDLTDEIHRCALERTDAAPGRMDGVGIWPMGDAVGSGPESAFAWADKSHLVVVEVAWESHDSPAHLAWARETERRLRDLGGEGAYVGYVGVDEQEWEDWPRQAYGDSYDRLCAVKAEYDPENVFQSNVSVTPEE; via the coding sequence ATGCATCCACTCGGGGTGGTCGGTGCGCTCGGCGAGGAGGCGATCGGCGGACTCGCTCGGGACGTGCAGGGGAAACTCTTGCTCCCCGACGACGGCGCGTACGACGGCGCTCGGGACGTCTGGAACGGGCTGATCAACCGGTATCCTGCCGTGATCGTTCGTGTCGCCGACGGCACGGACGTCGCTCGGGCGGTCGCGTTCGCCCGCGAACACGATCTCGACCTGTCGGTCCGCGGCGGGGCGCACGACCAGGCGGGCAGTGCCATCGCGGAGAACGGGGTCGTCGTCGACCTCCAGAACCTCGACCACGTCGACGTCGATCCGGACGCGAACGTCGTCACGGTCGGGTCGGGGGCCCAGACTGCGGACGTGTTGAGCGAGACCCAGGAGTACGGGCTGGCCCCACCGACGGGAAGTGCCGGCTGTCCCGGCATGGCCGGAACGACACTCGGTGGCGGGATCGGGTGGATCCGACGGAAACACGGCCTCTCGATCGACGCGCTCCGTCGGGTCGAGGTAGTCACCGCCGATGGGACGGTCCGTACCGCGACCCCGGACCGGAATGCGGACCTGTTCTGGGCGGTCCGCGGCGGTGGCGGCAACTTCGGGATTGTCACCGAGTTCGAGTTTGACTGCGGCGAGGTCGGCCCGATCGTCGCCGGGCTGAGCGTGTTCTATCCGCGCGACGCCGCGACCGAGGTGTTCGAGGCGTTCCGGGAGTTCGCCACCGACGCGCCACCCGAGGCGACCGTCATCTGCAACTACGCGGACGTCCCCGCCATCCCGGGGATGCCGCCCGAGCACCACGGCGAGGAGGCAGTCGCGCTCATCGGCTGTTACGCCGGCGACCCTGAGGCGGGGATGGAGGCGTTCGCGCCGCTCCGGGCCGTGACGGACCCCCTGGTCGACAACAGCGAGCCTGTGCCGTACGAGATGCTGCACGAACTCGGCACGATGCTCCACCCGTGGGGACGGAAGTACGTCCACCGGTCCGTGTTCGTCGACGACCTGACCGACGAGATACACCGGTGCGCCCTCGAACGGACCGACGCGGCACCCGGCCGGATGGACGGCGTCGGCATCTGGCCGATGGGGGATGCGGTCGGGAGCGGGCCGGAGTCGGCGTTCGCGTGGGCCGACAAGTCACACCTGGTCGTCGTCGAGGTCGCCTGGGAGTCCCACGACAGTCCGGCACACCTGGCGTGGGCACGGGAGACCGAGCGTCGACTCCGTGACCTCGGCGGCGAGGGGGCGTACGTCGGGTACGTCGGGGTCGACGAGCAGGAGTGGGAGGACTGGCCGCGGCAGGCGTACGGGGACAGCTACGACCGGCTGTGCGCGGTGAAAGCCGAGTACGATCCCGAGAACGTCTTCCAGTCGAACGTCTCCGTCACGCCGGAGGAGTGA
- the prf1 gene encoding peptide chain release factor aRF-1: protein MSTDAEEVSDDRRKYEFRKVIEDLKEYEGSGTQLVSIYVPPDKQISDIVAHVTQEHSEASNIKSKQTRTAVQDALTSIKDRLRYYKNPPDNGMVLFSGAIDSGGGQTDMVTKVLENPPEPIQSFRYHCDSAFLTEPLEEMLMDKGLFGLVVLDRREANVGWLKGKRVEPVKSASSLVPGKQRKGGQSAQRFARLRLEAIDNFYQEVAEMANDLFVPKRHDLDGVLVGGPSPTKDEFLDGDYLHHELQEKVLGKFDVAYTDESGLYDLVDAGQEVLADQEVVKDKKQMEEFFEKLHRGDEATYGFEPTRQNLVMGSVDRLLLSEDLRSDIVVYDCDGTEEFELVDRRHATPDHTCDDGSGAEVTERTDAIEYLMELAEQRGTETKFISTDFEKGEQLYDAFGGIAGILRYSTGV from the coding sequence ATGAGTACCGACGCCGAAGAGGTCAGCGACGACCGCCGGAAGTACGAGTTCCGGAAGGTCATCGAGGACCTCAAAGAGTACGAGGGGTCGGGGACACAGCTCGTCTCGATCTACGTTCCCCCCGACAAGCAGATCTCGGACATCGTCGCTCACGTGACCCAGGAGCACTCCGAGGCGAGCAACATCAAATCCAAGCAGACCCGGACGGCGGTCCAGGACGCACTGACGAGCATCAAGGACCGCCTGCGCTACTACAAGAACCCGCCGGACAACGGGATGGTGCTGTTCTCGGGCGCGATCGACTCGGGCGGTGGCCAGACCGACATGGTCACCAAAGTCCTGGAGAACCCGCCGGAGCCGATCCAGTCGTTCCGCTACCACTGTGACTCGGCCTTTCTCACCGAGCCGTTAGAGGAGATGCTGATGGACAAGGGCCTGTTCGGGCTGGTCGTACTCGACCGCCGGGAGGCCAACGTCGGCTGGCTCAAGGGCAAGCGGGTCGAACCCGTCAAGTCCGCCTCGTCGCTCGTCCCCGGCAAGCAGCGGAAAGGTGGCCAGTCCGCACAACGGTTCGCCCGTCTCAGGTTGGAGGCCATCGACAACTTCTACCAGGAGGTCGCGGAGATGGCCAACGACCTGTTCGTCCCGAAGCGCCACGACCTCGACGGCGTCCTCGTCGGCGGCCCCTCGCCGACGAAAGACGAGTTCCTCGACGGTGACTACCTCCACCACGAACTGCAAGAGAAGGTCTTGGGCAAGTTCGACGTCGCGTACACCGACGAGTCGGGGCTGTACGACCTCGTCGACGCCGGCCAGGAGGTCCTCGCCGACCAGGAGGTCGTCAAGGACAAGAAACAGATGGAGGAGTTCTTCGAGAAGCTCCACCGGGGCGACGAGGCGACCTACGGCTTCGAGCCCACGCGACAGAACCTCGTGATGGGCTCCGTGGATCGGCTCCTCCTCTCGGAGGACCTCCGATCGGACATCGTCGTCTACGACTGCGACGGCACCGAGGAGTTCGAACTCGTCGACCGCCGCCACGCCACGCCCGATCACACCTGCGACGACGGGAGCGGGGCCGAGGTGACCGAGCGGACCGACGCCATCGAGTACCTGATGGAACTCGCCGAACAGCGCGGGACCGAGACCAAATTCATCTCGACGGACTTCGAGAAGGGAGAGCAGCTGTACGACGCCTTCGGTGGCATTGCCGGCATTCTGCGCTACTCGACCGGTGTGTAA
- a CDS encoding helix-turn-helix transcriptional regulator, producing MTRGGDDTADIRRLVGRRAETLAVLVGGRYDKSELTAELDVSRSTIDRTIRRLEASGFVRRDGGGVTATLAGRLAHESYRRYCDETADIARFGDLLRELSPAADVGHELLDGATAHRSEPPATGRPANEVTALIGDGTRLRACASVINDAAATTKLHGMVTEEGGRGSVVYTEGLADHVRRQYFRMHHEMIATDRYRAYEIADLPYELFLVDTDDGTHVVVMVYDETGTLRGTIVNDTDAAVAWGEAAFERYRAAATEFTDDFRIGGDGGDGEDDESE from the coding sequence ATGACAAGGGGTGGCGACGACACGGCCGACATCCGCCGCCTGGTCGGACGCCGCGCCGAGACGCTGGCCGTCCTCGTCGGCGGGCGCTACGACAAGTCCGAGCTCACGGCCGAACTCGACGTCTCGCGGTCGACGATCGACCGGACGATCCGCCGGCTCGAAGCGAGCGGGTTCGTCCGACGGGACGGGGGCGGGGTCACGGCGACGCTCGCTGGACGGCTGGCGCACGAGTCGTACCGTCGCTACTGCGACGAGACGGCCGACATCGCGCGCTTCGGCGACCTGCTCCGAGAGCTCTCACCGGCCGCGGATGTCGGCCACGAACTGCTCGACGGCGCGACGGCCCACCGGAGCGAGCCGCCGGCGACGGGTCGGCCGGCGAACGAGGTGACCGCGCTCATCGGCGACGGGACAAGGCTCCGCGCCTGCGCCAGCGTCATCAACGACGCCGCCGCGACGACGAAACTCCACGGGATGGTCACGGAGGAAGGCGGACGCGGATCGGTCGTCTACACGGAGGGCCTCGCGGACCACGTTCGACGGCAGTACTTCCGAATGCACCACGAGATGATCGCGACCGACCGGTATCGCGCGTACGAGATCGCCGACCTGCCGTACGAACTCTTCCTCGTCGACACCGACGACGGAACGCACGTCGTCGTGATGGTCTACGACGAAACCGGGACGCTCCGGGGGACGATCGTCAACGACACTGACGCGGCCGTCGCCTGGGGCGAGGCGGCGTTCGAACGCTACCGGGCGGCGGCGACCGAGTTCACCGACGACTTCCGGATCGGCGGGGACGGCGGCGACGGGGAGGACGATGAGAGCGAGTGA
- a CDS encoding helix-turn-helix transcriptional regulator, translating to MTPEDDAAAELRRLADQRTNMLAMLVEGGSDKSGLTAELGVSRSTVDRAVRRLEGAGLVRRDRGGVTATRAGRLAHESYRRYCERTADVARFGDLLRELPATADVGPELLDGATAHRSEPPAMGRPANEVIERFERATKMWICASAINDAEASARLHEMVTERGGYADVVYTSNLASHLREWYLDKRHEMAVTGRYRAYEIDDLSYDLFVIESLDGTGVAVVVYGDGGRLDGVIVNDTDAAVAWGKEAFERRRSAATEFTDDFLAGGSDAGADGDRGG from the coding sequence ATGACGCCGGAAGACGACGCTGCGGCCGAACTCCGTCGCCTCGCCGATCAGCGAACCAACATGTTAGCGATGCTCGTCGAGGGCGGCTCCGACAAGTCCGGGCTCACCGCCGAACTCGGCGTCTCGCGGTCGACGGTCGACCGGGCCGTCCGTCGGCTCGAAGGGGCGGGGCTCGTCCGACGAGACCGGGGCGGGGTCACGGCGACGCGCGCCGGACGGCTGGCGCACGAGTCGTACCGTCGCTACTGCGAGCGGACGGCCGACGTCGCACGCTTCGGCGATCTGCTCCGTGAACTCCCGGCGACGGCCGACGTCGGCCCCGAACTGCTCGACGGCGCGACGGCCCACCGGAGCGAACCGCCGGCGATGGGCCGGCCGGCGAACGAGGTGATCGAGCGCTTCGAACGGGCGACGAAGATGTGGATCTGCGCCAGCGCGATCAACGACGCCGAGGCGTCCGCACGGCTCCACGAGATGGTGACAGAGCGCGGCGGCTACGCGGACGTCGTCTACACGAGCAATCTCGCGTCCCACCTCCGCGAGTGGTACCTCGACAAGCGTCACGAGATGGCCGTCACCGGCCGGTACCGCGCCTACGAGATCGACGACCTGTCGTACGACCTGTTCGTGATCGAATCACTGGACGGGACAGGAGTCGCCGTCGTCGTCTACGGCGACGGTGGCCGACTCGACGGCGTCATCGTCAACGACACCGACGCGGCCGTCGCCTGGGGCAAAGAGGCGTTCGAGCGCCGCCGGTCGGCAGCGACGGAGTTCACCGACGACTTCCTCGCCGGCGGGAGCGACGCCGGTGCGGACGGCGACCGCGGCGGCTGA
- a CDS encoding DUF6276 family protein yields MACSACGGGRVTFAVPASLRPYAPDESPHAALCTTCLRVTAVDDASAGSSGTADAAAVDWGPLPSGEAGVATALLLGLLDSLALRRADVTALVDHAEAAGGDPLLALDRLSGLASSGEIDPEVALDRRTAQLQSLLG; encoded by the coding sequence ATGGCCTGTTCTGCCTGCGGCGGCGGCCGCGTGACGTTCGCCGTCCCCGCGTCGCTCCGTCCGTACGCGCCCGACGAATCGCCCCACGCCGCGCTCTGTACCACCTGCCTGCGGGTCACGGCGGTCGACGACGCCTCGGCCGGGTCCTCCGGGACCGCCGACGCGGCTGCGGTCGACTGGGGGCCGCTCCCGTCGGGCGAGGCGGGCGTGGCGACGGCCCTCCTTCTCGGACTCCTGGACTCGCTCGCGCTCCGGCGGGCCGACGTGACGGCCCTCGTCGACCACGCGGAGGCCGCCGGCGGCGACCCGCTCCTCGCGCTCGACCGTCTCTCTGGGCTGGCGTCGAGTGGCGAGATCGACCCCGAGGTGGCTCTCGACCGGCGGACGGCCCAGCTCCAGTCGCTGCTCGGCTGA
- a CDS encoding V-type ATP synthase subunit D → MAEDVKPTRKNLMAIEDRIELSERGHDTLEQKRDGLIMEFMDILDQAQDVRSELSDDYQNAQHKINMARAMEGDVAVRGAAAALKEHPEITTQSKNIMGVVVPQIESSRVKKSLDQRGYGLLGSSARIDEAADAYEELLETIILAAEVETAMKKMLEEIETTKRRVNALEFKLLPDLYENKEYIEQKLEEQEREEIFRLKKIKAKKEEEEKEAREAEAAAAEPDEVERVSADD, encoded by the coding sequence ATGGCCGAAGACGTCAAACCGACGCGAAAGAATCTGATGGCCATCGAGGACCGCATCGAGCTCTCCGAGCGCGGTCACGACACGCTCGAACAGAAGCGTGACGGCCTCATCATGGAGTTCATGGACATCCTCGACCAGGCGCAGGACGTCCGCTCCGAACTCTCCGACGACTACCAGAACGCACAACACAAGATCAACATGGCGCGGGCCATGGAGGGCGACGTCGCGGTCCGTGGGGCCGCCGCGGCGCTCAAAGAGCACCCCGAGATCACGACGCAGTCGAAGAACATCATGGGCGTCGTCGTTCCGCAGATCGAGTCCTCCCGGGTCAAAAAGAGCCTCGACCAGCGTGGCTACGGTCTCCTGGGTTCGAGCGCCCGGATCGACGAGGCCGCCGACGCTTACGAGGAACTGCTGGAGACGATCATCCTCGCCGCCGAGGTGGAGACGGCGATGAAGAAGATGCTCGAGGAGATCGAGACGACGAAGCGCCGCGTCAACGCGCTGGAGTTCAAGCTCCTCCCCGACCTGTACGAGAACAAGGAGTACATCGAGCAGAAGCTCGAAGAACAAGAGCGCGAGGAGATCTTCCGGCTGAAGAAGATCAAGGCGAAGAAGGAAGAAGAGGAGAAGGAAGCCCGCGAGGCCGAAGCCGCCGCGGCCGAACCCGACGAGGTCGAGCGCGTCTCCGCGGACGACTGA
- a CDS encoding lycopene cyclase domain-containing protein produces the protein MTRLTYLAFHAVFVVPPLVVLAVAAWRRRARLDRSAWRARGLGLVLLTLVALVYTTPWDNYLIERGVWWYGDGAVVATVWLAPVEEYLFMLLQPVLAVLWVSLLAPPNPGAVSVTRRQRLVGVVAGGVVLLVGVVLLRDAPTYYLGAILAWAGPVLALQWGFGWPVLWATRRALALGVGVPTLYLWVADRVAIELGVWVISETYTTGVALLGLPVEEAAFFVVTNLFVVQGLFLFLWVLERWGWTTPASTSAPARTADAAVSAATPGREPALRTDGSPPRSGRPWRGWSTRSGRRGREDRERQ, from the coding sequence GTGACCCGCCTCACCTACCTCGCGTTCCACGCCGTGTTCGTCGTCCCCCCGCTGGTCGTCCTCGCCGTCGCCGCTTGGCGTCGCCGGGCGCGACTGGATCGCTCGGCGTGGCGGGCCCGTGGCCTCGGGCTGGTGCTCCTCACCCTCGTCGCGCTCGTCTACACGACGCCGTGGGACAACTACCTCATCGAGCGCGGCGTCTGGTGGTACGGCGACGGTGCCGTCGTCGCCACGGTCTGGCTCGCACCGGTCGAGGAGTACCTGTTCATGCTACTCCAGCCGGTCCTGGCCGTGCTGTGGGTCTCGCTCCTCGCGCCGCCGAACCCGGGGGCGGTATCGGTCACGCGCCGCCAGCGACTCGTGGGCGTCGTCGCCGGCGGCGTCGTCCTCCTCGTCGGGGTCGTGCTCCTCCGCGACGCGCCGACGTACTACCTGGGCGCTATCCTCGCGTGGGCAGGTCCCGTCCTCGCCCTCCAGTGGGGGTTCGGCTGGCCCGTCCTGTGGGCGACTCGGCGAGCGCTCGCTCTCGGCGTCGGCGTCCCTACCCTATACCTCTGGGTGGCCGACCGGGTCGCTATCGAACTCGGCGTCTGGGTCATCTCCGAGACGTACACCACCGGCGTGGCGCTGTTGGGCCTGCCGGTCGAGGAGGCGGCGTTCTTCGTCGTGACGAACCTGTTCGTGGTGCAGGGACTGTTCTTGTTCCTGTGGGTGCTCGAACGGTGGGGATGGACGACCCCCGCCTCCACTTCGGCTCCCGCTCGCACCGCCGACGCCGCAGTCTCGGCGGCGACACCGGGACGTGAACCTGCCCTCCGCACCGATGGGTCGCCGCCGAGATCCGGGCGGCCCTGGCGCGGTTGGTCGACTCGCAGTGGGCGGCGCGGCCGGGAGGACCGGGAACGACAGTAA
- a CDS encoding bacteriorhodopsin, which translates to MATPGSESIWLWLGTAGMTLGTLYFVARGWGVDDPEQQRFYIITIFITAIASAAYFAMATGFGLTQVTVNGQVLDIYWGRYADWLFTTPLLLLDLALLARASKNTIYTLVGLDVLMIGTGVIGALAASSATVRIVWWAISTVFLLFLLYFLIRALNEAATRQTPEVRKLTSTLRNLLIVLWLAYPIVWILGTEGTIGIIPLYWETAAFMVLDLTAKVGFGFILLRSHSVLEAATQPTGAAPTAD; encoded by the coding sequence ATGGCAACTCCAGGCAGTGAATCCATCTGGCTGTGGCTCGGTACCGCCGGGATGACACTCGGGACGCTCTACTTCGTCGCCCGCGGGTGGGGCGTCGACGACCCCGAACAGCAGCGGTTTTACATCATCACCATCTTCATCACCGCCATCGCCTCCGCGGCGTACTTCGCGATGGCGACGGGCTTCGGACTCACCCAGGTAACGGTCAACGGGCAGGTGCTCGACATCTACTGGGGCCGGTACGCCGACTGGCTGTTCACGACGCCGCTCCTCCTGTTGGACCTCGCGCTGTTAGCGCGTGCGAGTAAGAACACGATCTACACGCTCGTCGGCCTCGACGTGTTGATGATCGGGACGGGCGTCATCGGCGCCCTCGCCGCTTCGTCGGCCACCGTCCGGATCGTCTGGTGGGCGATCAGCACGGTGTTCCTGCTGTTCCTCCTCTACTTCCTCATCCGCGCGCTCAACGAGGCTGCGACGAGGCAGACGCCGGAGGTCCGGAAGCTGACCAGCACGCTTCGGAACCTGCTCATCGTGCTCTGGCTGGCGTACCCCATCGTGTGGATCCTCGGCACCGAGGGCACCATCGGTATCATCCCCCTGTACTGGGAGACGGCGGCGTTCATGGTGCTCGACCTGACCGCGAAGGTCGGCTTCGGGTTCATCCTCCTGCGGAGCCACTCCGTCTTGGAGGCGGCCACCCAGCCGACCGGTGCGGCACCGACGGCCGACTGA
- a CDS encoding bacterio-opsin activator domain-containing protein — MTEVPRGSRVLLATGDDALRSRAGALLADAFGGDGVVTVDTVDDAVAAEGVDCLIVSIDLFDGALARLAQATAPPVVVLLPPESGYATDEVFEAGVADVVPVDGSNRFARLGERVASVVTWQQRRPAAVSRITEELKERAMDEAPVGITIADFSLPDRPLVYVNRAFCETTGYSVSEALGRNCRYLQGPDTDPESVAELRRAVDAGESTSVELLNYRRDGTEFWNRVDIAPIENAAGEVTHYVGFQTDITARVRAEEAAERYAAEADRERGRLQRLLDNIEGVLEDVTGVLVRAESRSALEQGVCERVAAAPSYACAWVGDCDLSPDTVVPKVWAGDDADVVDGLVIDRDDAADPVARAVSTRTPEEATDADGGFHAGVTLPFEGLVAVPLLHRDTLYGVLVVYTDETVEDHELVVLGTLGRAIGAAIDAFESRRTLLTESVVELRVVVDDPDVPLVRLAAATDCSLTSEGVVVRDDGTILLFVSATPPTADLAAVADTGIDDVRRVGDDVDAGLFEVALPPQSLLALVAEAGGRLTDLSVDSQERSLTLTVTVADRSTGRALLDDLEGVSSSVRVARIRERDAPPATHRGFVARVEDDLTEKQRTALQLAHVGGFFEWPHGISGDELADAMGVSRSTFHQHLRAAEKKLVSRFHRGDPSSI; from the coding sequence ATGACCGAGGTCCCTCGTGGGAGCCGTGTGCTCCTCGCCACCGGCGACGACGCGCTCCGGTCGCGTGCGGGCGCGCTCCTCGCGGACGCGTTCGGCGGGGACGGCGTCGTCACCGTCGACACGGTCGACGACGCCGTCGCGGCGGAGGGCGTCGACTGTCTGATCGTATCCATCGACCTCTTCGACGGCGCGCTCGCTCGCCTCGCGCAGGCGACGGCCCCGCCGGTCGTCGTGCTGTTGCCACCCGAGAGCGGCTACGCGACCGACGAGGTGTTCGAGGCCGGCGTGGCCGACGTCGTCCCCGTCGACGGGTCGAACCGGTTCGCCCGGCTCGGCGAACGGGTCGCCAGCGTGGTAACCTGGCAACAGCGTCGACCGGCGGCGGTCAGCCGGATCACCGAGGAGCTGAAAGAGCGCGCCATGGACGAGGCCCCCGTCGGCATCACAATCGCCGACTTCTCGCTGCCCGACCGGCCGCTCGTTTACGTCAACCGGGCGTTCTGCGAGACGACCGGCTACAGCGTCTCGGAGGCGCTCGGCCGCAACTGCCGCTACCTGCAGGGTCCCGACACGGATCCCGAGTCGGTCGCCGAACTCCGTCGCGCCGTCGACGCCGGCGAGTCGACGTCGGTCGAACTCCTGAACTACCGCCGCGACGGGACGGAGTTCTGGAATCGGGTCGACATCGCCCCGATCGAGAACGCTGCCGGAGAGGTGACCCACTACGTCGGGTTCCAGACGGACATCACGGCGCGGGTCCGCGCCGAGGAGGCGGCCGAACGGTACGCCGCCGAGGCCGACCGCGAGCGCGGGCGGCTCCAGCGGCTCCTCGACAACATCGAGGGGGTCCTCGAAGACGTCACCGGCGTCCTCGTCCGGGCGGAGAGCCGGTCGGCGCTCGAACAGGGCGTCTGCGAGCGCGTCGCGGCCGCGCCGTCGTACGCCTGTGCGTGGGTCGGCGACTGCGATCTCTCGCCCGACACGGTCGTTCCGAAGGTGTGGGCCGGCGACGACGCGGACGTGGTCGACGGTCTCGTGATCGACCGCGACGACGCGGCCGACCCGGTCGCGCGGGCGGTCTCGACGCGGACGCCCGAGGAGGCGACCGACGCCGACGGTGGCTTTCACGCCGGCGTGACGCTCCCGTTCGAAGGACTCGTCGCCGTCCCGCTGCTCCACCGCGACACGCTCTACGGCGTGTTGGTGGTCTACACTGACGAGACCGTCGAGGACCACGAACTCGTCGTGCTCGGGACGCTCGGGCGGGCGATCGGCGCGGCGATCGACGCGTTCGAGAGCCGACGGACGCTCCTGACCGAGAGCGTCGTCGAACTCCGGGTCGTCGTCGACGATCCGGACGTGCCGCTGGTCCGTCTGGCGGCCGCGACGGACTGCTCGCTCACCTCCGAGGGCGTCGTCGTCCGCGACGACGGCACCATCCTGCTTTTCGTCTCGGCGACTCCGCCGACGGCCGACCTCGCCGCCGTCGCGGACACTGGGATCGACGACGTCCGGCGGGTCGGTGACGACGTCGACGCCGGGCTGTTCGAGGTGGCGCTCCCGCCACAGTCGCTCCTCGCGCTGGTCGCCGAGGCGGGCGGCCGGCTGACCGACCTCTCGGTTGACTCACAGGAGCGGTCGCTCACGCTCACCGTCACGGTCGCCGACCGGTCGACGGGACGGGCGCTGCTCGACGACCTCGAGGGCGTCTCGTCCAGCGTCCGGGTCGCACGCATCCGCGAACGCGACGCCCCGCCGGCGACCCACCGTGGGTTCGTCGCCCGCGTCGAGGACGACCTGACGGAGAAACAGCGTACCGCGCTCCAACTCGCCCACGTCGGCGGCTTCTTCGAGTGGCCACACGGCATCTCCGGGGACGAACTCGCCGACGCGATGGGCGTCTCGCGGTCGACGTTCCACCAGCACCTCCGCGCCGCCGAGAAGAAACTCGTCTCGCGCTTCCACCGAGGAGACCCCTCGTCAATCTAA